Proteins encoded by one window of Salmonirosea aquatica:
- a CDS encoding OmpA family protein, producing MKKSTAILATLVLCTPVLEGCKNSKLSNQEKGAIIGFGTGAAAGAVIGKKSGNTAVGTIIGAAVGGTAGTLIGIYMDKQARELEQKVENAKVERIGEGIKVTFDSGLLFGFDSYQISDATRKNLDNMAEVMKDYDETDILIEGHTDNVGEADYNQKLSVNRAESVADYLHQHNVKRNRLVTKGYGESQPVASNADASGQKLNRRVEVVITANEKLKKNVQKEVEKQKT from the coding sequence ATGAAAAAATCAACAGCCATCCTGGCTACTTTGGTGTTGTGCACACCAGTATTAGAAGGATGTAAGAATAGCAAACTGTCCAATCAGGAGAAGGGTGCCATCATTGGGTTTGGAACCGGGGCCGCTGCTGGAGCCGTAATTGGCAAGAAATCGGGTAATACGGCCGTTGGTACCATCATCGGAGCTGCTGTCGGGGGTACCGCAGGCACGCTCATTGGAATATATATGGATAAACAAGCCCGGGAGTTGGAGCAAAAAGTGGAAAATGCCAAAGTTGAGCGCATTGGAGAAGGGATCAAAGTCACCTTTGATTCAGGCTTGCTTTTTGGATTCGATTCATACCAAATTTCCGATGCTACCCGTAAAAATCTGGATAATATGGCTGAGGTGATGAAAGATTATGATGAAACCGACATCTTGATTGAAGGTCATACCGATAATGTAGGCGAAGCTGACTATAACCAGAAACTATCGGTCAATCGAGCTGAGTCGGTAGCAGATTATCTGCATCAGCATAATGTCAAACGTAATCGATTAGTTACCAAAGGATATGGAGAGAGCCAACCCGTAGCAAGTAATGCGGATGCCAGTGGACAGAAACTCAATCGACGGGTGGAAGTAGTAATTACTGCCAACGAAAAATTGAAAAAGAATGTGCAAAAAGAAGTAGAGAAGCAAAAAACCTGA
- a CDS encoding porin family protein — protein MKTRKIILAAFAVLMTFSLSFGQSRNFKFGVKGGANLSNLRGDDVVATNDPSIRIGNADARLTGFVGGVFVRFGSSIFIQPELLLSQKGGAFNVFRSGVGNEQNTVNVRFTNLDVPFMLGIRIGDVLRINAGPIASLRLSENGGLRDALNDVGATSVKDNFNQAALGYQAGVGFDIGNLSLDLRYEGNVTNIVDVNTNNSNFNSQLKRKGSLYQATIGFAIF, from the coding sequence CTTTGGGCAAAGTCGTAACTTTAAATTCGGGGTAAAAGGTGGGGCTAATTTATCAAATTTACGAGGCGACGATGTGGTCGCGACTAACGATCCCTCAATTCGTATCGGGAATGCCGATGCTCGCCTGACGGGCTTTGTAGGTGGGGTATTTGTCCGGTTTGGAAGCAGCATTTTCATTCAACCTGAACTTCTCCTATCGCAAAAAGGAGGAGCGTTCAATGTTTTTCGTAGCGGGGTAGGAAATGAGCAGAATACGGTCAATGTCCGATTTACCAATCTGGATGTGCCGTTTATGCTGGGTATACGAATCGGCGATGTGTTGCGTATTAATGCCGGCCCCATTGCTTCGTTGCGTTTATCCGAAAACGGAGGATTACGTGATGCTTTGAACGATGTGGGGGCTACAAGTGTGAAAGATAATTTCAATCAGGCTGCTTTGGGATATCAGGCCGGCGTGGGTTTCGATATTGGGAATCTGAGCCTGGATCTCCGTTATGAAGGCAACGTGACTAATATTGTTGATGTAAATACCAACAACTCCAACTTCAATTCTCAACTCAAAAGAAAAGGTAGCTTATACCAGGCCACCATTGGATTTGCCATATTTTGA
- a CDS encoding SDR family oxidoreductase produces the protein MSSSAQDFKGQVVIVTGSSSGIGQACAVHFGSLGAHVVVNYHSSEDEANETLQQIIAKGGDGIVVQADVSKEEDVLFLFEQTISKFGRLDVLVSNAGLQVDAPFLDMSLKQWQKVIDVNLTGQFICTREAARQFVKQAQSNPKETATQSIGKIVMMSSVHDIIPWAGHVNYASSKGGIMMLMRSISQELAPYKIRINSVSPGAIRTTINKAVWSDEAKMEELMHLIPYRRIGTPEDVAKAVAWLASDDSDYVNGETLYIDGGMTLYPEFADNG, from the coding sequence ATGAGTAGTTCAGCCCAGGATTTTAAGGGACAGGTAGTTATCGTTACGGGTTCCTCGTCGGGAATTGGGCAAGCTTGTGCGGTACATTTTGGGAGTTTGGGAGCCCATGTGGTGGTTAACTACCATAGCAGCGAAGATGAAGCCAATGAAACGCTGCAGCAGATTATCGCCAAAGGAGGTGACGGAATTGTGGTGCAAGCGGATGTAAGCAAAGAGGAAGACGTCTTATTTCTCTTCGAGCAAACAATTTCCAAGTTTGGCCGGCTCGATGTACTGGTGAGTAATGCCGGTTTACAGGTAGACGCACCTTTTTTGGATATGTCGCTGAAACAATGGCAAAAAGTAATCGATGTGAATCTGACGGGACAGTTTATCTGCACCCGTGAAGCAGCCCGGCAATTTGTCAAACAGGCCCAATCGAATCCCAAAGAAACAGCTACTCAATCAATTGGCAAAATTGTCATGATGAGTTCAGTACATGATATTATTCCCTGGGCAGGACATGTCAACTATGCGTCATCCAAAGGTGGTATCATGATGCTAATGCGTTCGATTTCACAGGAACTGGCTCCCTATAAGATACGTATCAACTCCGTCAGTCCAGGAGCGATCCGCACTACGATCAATAAGGCAGTGTGGTCAGATGAAGCAAAAATGGAGGAACTGATGCATTTAATTCCCTATCGCCGCATAGGTACCCCCGAGGATGTAGCCAAGGCCGTGGCCTGGCTGGCCTCGGACGATTCAGACTATGTCAATGGTGAAACTCTCTATATTGACGGAGGAATGACGCTGTATCCCGAATTCGCAGATAATGGATGA